Within Hydra vulgaris chromosome 02, alternate assembly HydraT2T_AEP, the genomic segment TTCTCTTCATTCTATGCTCTAATTCTCTTGTGTAGATCTTGTCTTCTGCACCCAGGCACCCCTTTTTTTGAGCTTAAAGAGCACTGTGGATCTTCATCCTTCTTTTTTTTGGTGCAAGGTCTGTTGGTTTCTATTTGAGTCTGGGCATCTTAGTGTTATGAAAAAGTACTGTTTTAACTCCTCACTAAAAGTGTTCTATAGTTTTCATACAGATCAAGAATCTTTGCTTTCACTTTGTCTTTACGTATTTCAATGCTGGTTTTAGCCCATTGCTGCTGAACTTTAATAACAACTTTGTCTGCCACTGCAACATTACAACTGCTTCTCATGCTTCATTAGTCcatctttcaaataaaagaaaaagcaaataatatcTCCTTTTGTTGAGATTCTGCAAGCTGGTAATTCCAATATGTGCTTTCCTATCAGCTAGATATCATCATCCTTTCTCAGACTCATGTTACATATAATTACCATAGCGCTTGAAACTTTTCCAATATTACCTTAGTTGCATGTTAAACATACATTATCACATGTTGACATGCTGGTGCAAGGCTTACAGTATTTAAGTTCAACCAAAAATTTACCCATTTCTTACCCAGGAGTTATCTGCAAGGAGATAACTCCTGGAACAGAACATGAATACAAGCCCTGCTATACGCAGTATAAGCAGGTAATTACATTAAACATTCTAAATAAGTTAGTGGTTTTTATCTAAAAACCTATTGTAATGAGCTTTAAAAAGATCGACTGAAGTTTGCTGAACAACACCATCCGGAAGATTGTTCCATGAATTCGCTACTCTGTTTGTAATAAAGTTGTGATGTATTTCATAGTTAACTGTTATTTCCCTACGTACGCGTTTACGGTGACCATACTTAGGTTCTACTGTCAATGGTTGAACTTGCCAAGTCActctattaattttatattcaattttaaaatattgaatgcaGTCAAAACGAGTTCTTCTGGTTGTTAAAGTGTCTAAGTTAAAAACCTGCTGGCAATCTTTATACCGGAATTTTTTTAGGCTGTGAGGTACTTTTGTAGCTCTCTTCTGGATACGTTCTATGCGTTGTATtgcaaattttgaataattattacaGGCTGGGGTAGCAAATTCTAAATGTGGCCTTATATACACTGTGTATAATTTCTTCCATAATTTTGCTTCTCTGCCTTTGAATGTATTTTTTATCCATCCTAAAATGTTGTTGGCTTTAGATGCAATTTCCGAAGTGTGTGTGTCCCATTTGccagattttaaaatgtttacgtTGGTCAAAGATGCTGCATCAAAtgtatagtaatttttttgggggttgtttttttgtagtttaGCTTCATGTACCATTTTTCACACCATTCCGTAATAGCATTTAAATCTAATTGTAGCTTGTCTGAGTCTGaagcaaaatcaaaaaagattatataaactAATTGCTTATCTGCCAAAGATGAAGAAATAATGTCCATTGACTGCAAAAGGTTGGTGACGCAGGATTTGTTTCTAACAAATCCATGTTGTTGTTCTGCGATATGGCAAATTTGAtcattatataaatgatttagatAGTGACCCGGATAATTCGTTCCAGGACTTTACACGGTACAGACATGTACGAAACTGGATGGTAGTTAGCTGCATTTAATCAACTTCTGCATTTGTGCAAGAGCGTCACGTTAGCAATTTTCCAAGCATTGGGTACAGAACCTTCTTGAAATGAGCtgtgaaatatttttgtcaGAGGGTACGCTATTGTACTAGCACATTCTTTAAGAACCCATGGGTGCACACCGTCTTCACCTGAAGCTTTATATTGATCTAGTTTGCTGAGACTTGAAATtactttttccaaaaaaactgCTTCTGAAACAAAGCCTGTGGTTTGATGTTTAAAGTACGGCATCGGAGAAACAAGATCTTCTTTAGCAAAGGCAGATTTAAaatatgagtttaaaatattacttatctCAGGACCTGGGGTAATAGTATCATTGTTTGAATCATACATAGcgttgatttgattttttattttttgctttgattttACATAGCTAAATAGTAGTTTCTTGGAATTGTTGTGAACTATTGTATTTTCATAGTTTCTGATGCATTGCttagtgtattttttaatttggtagTGAACCTGCTTATATTCATTGAGAACTGGTATAATACAGGATCTGGTTTGCTGGACTAAAATccataaatgtttcttttttgcAATAAGATTACGTAGCTGATCATTCATCCATGTTGGTTGAGTTTTATGAATTAATTTCTTACTACAAGGTATCCATTTATTGCACAAACGATTGTACTCAATgagaaaaattttgtaacattgTGATGTGTTCTTAGAAGTAAACAAAACATCCCagtcaatatttttgaaatcaagATTCAGATTTTTGAAGTCTGCTAGTTTATAGTACAAATTCGATCGCACAAAAAGAGGTCTTTTTATAATGTTGGCGGTAGCCAGATGCCATTCAATAGACAGGTGGTATTGGTTGGAGGTATTACAAAGCGGAGGAAGAGGTTCGATATTGTAGATGCGATTGGATGATTCAGTAAGaattaaatcaagaaaacttttatatttgctATTTGAGTTGCAGAATGGAGGAAAATTAACCACTTGAAATATATAGCGATCTTTAAGAGTATGTACAAATCGATGATCTGATAAAGTGGCTCCTACTGATGTGTATGCTACGCCTTTGTTCCAtgttaacttattaaaattgaaatctcCGCCTAAGCACATTccacaaaactttttattctggACTGCATTCAATGCCGAAACTAATGATGCTAACACTGCTTGTTCAAAATTTAAGCGTACATTGATATCATCATTGTGTTTAGGAGGAGGTCTATACGTACACCCTATTTGTTCTACAGATTTGCAGTTTAATGGATGCATACTCACTTCGAACGAATttagtttatcatttatatagatTGCAACACCACCTCCACAACCTTCCCTGTTGTTGCAGTATAGTTTATAACCATGAATGTGCATTGAGCTGTTGATGTTAGCCCAagtttcagttataaaaatagcAACGTATTTAAAAGTGTATGCCAGGGCTTCAAGCAAAATTAGTTTGTTGTTCAGTGAACAATCATTTGTGTAGTAACAGTATAAATTATTTGAGTTACTTTCTTAGCgtatataagtatttaatggCTGGTTTGAACAGCTTTGATCTAAGTTGGATGGTATATTAGTACACTCTATATTATTGTGTATTGAATGGTTTCGAGCGAGAAATATGGGCTTTTTGCCATTCAACAAATGGGTGTATTGAACGGCCATTGATTTCAAGGGTCTTAGATACATCGATGCAGCGGACCCTATTGCTGCGGATGACAAATCGAAATGGTTAATCTAGGTTACAATTTTTTTCGAGATCTCTGTTTGCCTCTTTCTTCTAAAAGTTAAGCTTGTTAAACTCAGCTTGCTGCGCAATTGTTCGATCAGGTCTGATAAAAACATTCTTGTGTTTTGTTTTGGAAAGATTTGGTGCTGCTGCTAATACCATGTTTCTGGATTCTGCACTGTTGAATTCAACAATAATTGAATTTTGGCTGTTTCTGGTATTTTAGGCTGTTTACTGCATCATTAGTTGGACTAAATTTGGGCTTAATTCTTCGAGTAGATACAatctttgcattaatttttaaagatgatactatttcttttacttttttggttGTTGTGGATTCGTCCGCAATCTGGTCTAAAGTATTAAAGGGAAACATGCCTacaaaaatagcttttttagcTTTGTTTTCAGTGGCTTTGGCATTTGCAGAAATGGCACTGACAAGAGCTGTGTTAGCTTGTGATCCTGGTTTTGCTAAGGCTGCTGCAAAGTTGCTGTATTTTGAAATCTTACTGTTAGTGTCgtttaaacaaactttgtttttctCAAGGATTTCAAGtttctatttcattttattttcaattctagggaagataatttttttgttgtggttttttataattttttctatattttcagTGCAACTGGAAAAAAACTCCCCTAAGACACACAAACTTCACAAAATCTTAAACAGAAACACTGTAAAGGTAAGCTACAGTTGCActgaaaatatagaaaaaattataaaaaaccacaacaaaaaaattatcttctctagaattgaaaataatgatCCAAAATGCAACTGTCGAAACAAAGCAGAATGCCCCCTGAATGGTAAGTGCAAatcaacaaatattatatataaatgcatcaTTGCAGCAAAAAACCAACCCAGCAAAGTTTATATAGGATTAACGGAAGGTGAGTGGAAAACCAGATACAACAACCACAAATCATCATTCaacaatattaaatacaaaaattcgaCCGCCCTATCAAACTATGTCTgggatttaaaaaacaattttaatgaaaatcctATGCTAACATGGTCTATTCTCAAATCATTACCCCCCTACTCAAATATTTCCAAAAGATGCCCACTATGTCTGTATGAGAAATTTACTATTATATCATATCCAAAACCTGAAGAACTGTTAAATAAGAGAACCGAAATTATATCAAAGTGCCGccacgaaaataaatttttattaaaaaattacaaagctCGCTACAAACCTGACtaa encodes:
- the LOC136075834 gene encoding uncharacterized protein LOC136075834, with the translated sequence MHIHGYKLYCNNREGCGGGVAIYINDKLNSFEVSMHPLNCKSVEQIGCTYRPPPKHNDDINVRLNFEQAVLASLVSALNAVQNKKFCGMCLGGDFNFNKLTWNKGVAYTSVGATLSDHRFVHTLKDRYIFQVVNFPPFCNSNSKYKSFLDLILTESSNRIYNIEPLPPLCNTSNQYHLSIEWHLATANIIKRPLFVRSNLYYKLADFKNLNLDFKNIDWDVLFTSKNTSQCYKIFLIEYNRLCNKWIPCSKKLIHKTQPTWMNDQLRNLIAKKKHLWILVQQTRSCIIPVLNEYKQVHYQIKKYTKQCIRNYENTIVHNNSKKLLFSYVKSKQKIKNQINAMYDSNNDTITPGPEISNILNSYFKSAFAKEDLVSPMPYFKHQTTGFVSEAVFLEKVISSLSKLDQYKASGEDGVHPWVLKECASTIAYPLTKIFHSSFQEGSVPNAWKIANVTLLHKCRS